A genome region from Pseudomonas sp. S06B 330 includes the following:
- a CDS encoding LrgB family protein yields MDWSGALDAVVHHPLFGIGITLGAYQLVLAAYEKTRWIFLQPVLVSMLAVIGVLLACGLTYSEYRKSTEIMSILLGPATVALAVPLYLNLRRIRQLFWPTFTTLVIGGVVATGACLLLGWWFGAEHMILMTMAPKSVTSPIAMLVAEQIGGVAALAAVFVLITGVIGAIFGPGLLSRFGVHSPEARGMALGVTAHAVGTSVALQESDECGAFAALAMSLMGVATAVFLPLAVSLVA; encoded by the coding sequence CTGGATTGGAGTGGCGCACTGGACGCTGTCGTTCATCATCCGTTGTTTGGTATCGGTATCACCCTGGGTGCCTATCAATTGGTACTGGCGGCCTATGAGAAAACCCGCTGGATCTTCCTTCAGCCGGTACTGGTCTCGATGCTGGCGGTCATTGGCGTACTGCTTGCCTGTGGCCTGACGTACAGCGAGTACCGCAAAAGCACCGAAATCATGAGCATCCTCCTTGGGCCGGCAACGGTGGCCTTGGCAGTGCCGCTTTATCTTAATCTGCGGCGTATTCGCCAGCTGTTCTGGCCGACCTTTACTACGCTGGTAATCGGAGGGGTGGTGGCGACCGGCGCCTGTTTGTTGCTGGGCTGGTGGTTTGGCGCCGAGCACATGATCCTGATGACCATGGCACCCAAGTCCGTCACCTCGCCAATTGCCATGCTGGTCGCTGAGCAGATCGGTGGCGTGGCGGCGCTGGCTGCCGTATTTGTCCTGATCACCGGGGTGATCGGCGCAATCTTCGGTCCTGGCTTGCTGTCGCGGTTCGGCGTACACAGCCCGGAAGCGCGGGGCATGGCCCTGGGGGTAACGGCCCATGCGGTGGGCACCTCGGTGGCCCTGCAGGAAAGTGATGAGTGCGGGGCCTTCGCGGCCCTGGCGATGAGCCTGATGGGGGTTGCCACAGCGGTGTTCCTGCCGCTGGCGGTTAGCCTGGTTGCTTGA
- the rsfS gene encoding ribosome silencing factor — protein sequence MTKQKHNVSPEELVELTKSALEDVKAQDIQVIDVKEKHSLTDYMIIATGTSNRQISAMLEKVREQVKAKGVQPLGEEGKGDSDWVLLDLNDVIVHMMTAAARQFYDLERLWMGAEQSRAADGKHHSPENTHDFSDKLKDRE from the coding sequence ATGACCAAGCAAAAACACAACGTCAGCCCCGAAGAGCTGGTCGAACTGACCAAGTCCGCCCTGGAAGACGTCAAGGCCCAGGACATCCAGGTCATCGACGTAAAAGAAAAGCACAGCCTGACCGATTACATGATCATCGCCACTGGTACCTCCAACCGCCAGATCAGCGCGATGCTGGAAAAGGTCCGTGAGCAGGTCAAGGCCAAGGGCGTGCAGCCACTGGGCGAAGAAGGCAAGGGCGACAGCGACTGGGTGCTGCTCGACCTCAACGACGTCATCGTGCACATGATGACCGCCGCTGCCCGTCAGTTCTACGACCTTGAGCGTCTGTGGATGGGGGCCGAGCAGAGCCGCGCTGCCGATGGCAAGCACCACAGCCCGGAAAACACCCACGACTTTTCAGACAAGCTGAAAGATCGGGAATAA
- a CDS encoding DNA-3-methyladenine glycosylase has product MPDSAPCPDRALPDSFFDRDAQVLAKALLGKIIRHRQGPYWLSARIIETEAYYCSDKGSHASLGYTKKRKALFLEGGHIYMYYARGGDSLNFSAHGPGNAVLIKSAFPFVDAISDANSLAQMHVNNPDASGQLRAVERLCAGQTLLCKALGLKVPHWDAKRFDPEQLFVEDCRINVKHIIQTTRLGIPTGRDEHLPYRFVDAEFARHCTRNPLRRGQVEGRDYFLLTQGN; this is encoded by the coding sequence ATGCCTGACTCAGCCCCCTGCCCCGACCGGGCTTTGCCCGACAGCTTTTTCGACCGTGACGCCCAAGTGCTGGCCAAAGCCCTGCTGGGCAAGATCATCCGTCACCGCCAAGGCCCCTATTGGCTGTCGGCGCGGATCATCGAGACCGAAGCCTATTACTGCAGCGATAAAGGCAGCCACGCCTCACTCGGATACACAAAAAAACGTAAGGCGTTGTTTCTTGAAGGCGGTCACATCTACATGTATTACGCCCGTGGCGGCGACTCGTTGAACTTCAGCGCGCACGGCCCTGGCAACGCAGTGCTGATCAAATCCGCCTTTCCGTTCGTTGACGCCATCTCCGATGCCAACAGCCTGGCACAAATGCATGTGAACAACCCTGACGCCAGCGGCCAACTGCGCGCTGTCGAGCGGCTGTGCGCCGGGCAGACCCTGCTGTGTAAAGCCTTGGGCCTGAAAGTGCCACACTGGGACGCCAAGCGCTTCGATCCTGAGCAATTATTCGTCGAGGATTGCCGAATCAATGTGAAACACATTATTCAGACAACCCGTCTAGGCATCCCCACTGGCCGCGACGAACATCTGCCCTACCGTTTTGTCGACGCCGAGTTTGCCCGTCACTGCACGCGGAACCCGCTGCGCCGTGGCCAAGTCGAAGGTCGCGACTACTTTTTACTGACACAAGGAAACTGA
- the mltB gene encoding lytic murein transglycosylase B, producing MQAMRGWAARCAPWVGLLGLLGGGQQATAGDYDGSPQVAEFVAEMTRDYGFADEQLMDVFRDVKRKQSILDAISRPAERVKPWKDYRPMFLTDARVARGVDFWRQHEATLARAEQEYGVPAQVIVSIIGVETFFGRNTGNYRVIDALSTLGFDYPPRADFFRKELREYLLLAREEQVDPLTLKGSYAGAMGLPQFMPSSFRAYAVDFDGDGHINIWNNPDDAIGSVASYFKRHGWVAGEQVVSRATATGDRIDEGLTPGIDAVKTVGELRALGWSSHDALRDDLPVTAFRLEGDNGPEYWLGLKNFYAITRYNRSVMYAMAVHQLSDLLVQARGAK from the coding sequence ATGCAAGCAATGCGTGGCTGGGCTGCTCGTTGTGCGCCCTGGGTAGGCCTGCTTGGCCTGCTTGGTGGTGGCCAGCAAGCGACCGCCGGGGACTATGACGGCTCGCCGCAGGTGGCTGAGTTCGTCGCTGAGATGACCCGCGATTACGGCTTTGCCGATGAGCAGTTGATGGATGTGTTTCGCGACGTCAAGCGCAAGCAGTCGATCCTCGATGCCATTTCTCGTCCGGCTGAGCGGGTAAAGCCCTGGAAGGACTACCGCCCGATGTTCCTCACCGATGCTCGGGTCGCCCGTGGTGTGGACTTCTGGCGTCAGCACGAGGCGACCCTGGCCCGTGCCGAACAGGAGTACGGTGTTCCCGCCCAGGTGATCGTCTCGATCATCGGCGTTGAAACCTTTTTTGGCCGTAACACTGGCAACTATCGGGTCATCGATGCGCTCTCGACCTTGGGCTTCGACTACCCGCCACGTGCTGACTTCTTCCGCAAAGAGTTGCGCGAGTACCTCCTGCTGGCCCGCGAAGAGCAGGTCGACCCATTGACCCTCAAGGGCTCTTACGCCGGTGCCATGGGCTTGCCGCAGTTCATGCCCAGCAGCTTTCGCGCCTACGCGGTGGACTTCGATGGTGACGGTCATATCAATATCTGGAACAACCCGGACGATGCCATTGGCAGCGTCGCCAGCTACTTCAAGCGCCATGGCTGGGTTGCCGGTGAGCAAGTGGTTAGCCGCGCCACGGCGACGGGCGATCGCATCGATGAAGGCCTGACCCCCGGTATTGACGCGGTCAAGACGGTCGGGGAGTTGCGGGCACTGGGCTGGTCAAGTCATGATGCGCTGCGCGATGATCTGCCGGTCACCGCTTTCCGGCTCGAAGGCGACAACGGCCCCGAATACTGGCTGGGCCTGAAAAACTTCTACGCGATCACTCGCTACAACCGCAGCGTGATGTACGCGATGGCGGTACATCAGCTATCGGACCTGCTGGTTCAAGCACGGGGCGCCAAGTAA
- the rodA gene encoding rod shape-determining protein RodA, protein MRRRASFLQRIHIDGPLLILLLTLAAGSLFVLYSASGKNWDLLLKQASSFGIGLVSMFVIAQLEPRFMARWVPLAYVCGVILLVVVDVMGHNAMGATRWINIPGVIRFQPSEFMKIIMPATIAWYLAKRSLPPHLKHVMISLIMIGVPFILIVRQPDLGTALLILASGAFVLFMGGLRWRWIVSVIAAAVPVAVAMWFFVMHDYQKQRVLTFLDPESDPLGTGWNIIQSKAAIGSGGVFGKGWLLGTQSHLDFLPESHTDFIIAVLGEEFGLVGICALLLIYLLLIGRGLVITAQAQTLYGKLLAGSLTMTFFVYVFVNIGMVSGLLPVVGVPLPFISYGGTSLVTLLSAFGVLMSIHTHRKWIAQV, encoded by the coding sequence ATGCGCCGCCGCGCCAGTTTCCTACAGCGCATCCATATCGACGGTCCTTTGCTGATTTTGCTGCTGACCCTGGCGGCCGGTAGCCTGTTCGTCCTCTATTCGGCCAGTGGCAAGAATTGGGACTTGCTGCTCAAGCAGGCCAGCTCCTTCGGCATCGGCCTGGTGTCGATGTTCGTCATCGCCCAGTTGGAACCGCGTTTCATGGCGCGCTGGGTGCCCTTGGCCTATGTCTGCGGGGTGATTCTGCTGGTGGTGGTGGATGTCATGGGCCATAACGCCATGGGCGCCACGCGCTGGATCAACATTCCCGGGGTGATCCGCTTCCAGCCCTCGGAGTTCATGAAGATCATCATGCCGGCGACCATCGCCTGGTACCTGGCCAAGCGCTCGCTGCCGCCGCACCTCAAGCATGTAATGATCAGCTTGATCATGATTGGCGTGCCGTTCATCCTCATCGTGCGCCAGCCTGATCTGGGTACGGCGCTGCTGATTCTCGCCTCGGGCGCCTTCGTGCTGTTCATGGGGGGGCTGCGCTGGCGCTGGATTGTCAGTGTAATCGCCGCTGCAGTACCGGTGGCGGTGGCGATGTGGTTCTTCGTCATGCACGACTATCAGAAGCAGCGCGTGCTGACCTTCCTCGACCCGGAAAGCGATCCGCTCGGCACTGGCTGGAACATTATCCAGTCCAAGGCGGCCATCGGTTCCGGTGGCGTGTTCGGCAAGGGCTGGCTGCTCGGCACTCAATCGCACCTGGACTTCCTCCCGGAAAGCCACACCGACTTCATTATCGCCGTGCTCGGCGAGGAGTTTGGTCTGGTCGGTATTTGTGCCTTGTTGCTGATCTACTTGTTGCTGATCGGTCGTGGCCTGGTCATTACCGCCCAGGCACAGACGCTCTACGGCAAGTTGCTGGCCGGCAGCCTGACCATGACTTTTTTTGTTTATGTATTCGTCAATATCGGTATGGTCAGCGGTTTGTTGCCCGTGGTGGGTGTGCCGCTGCCTTTCATTAGTTATGGCGGAACTTCGTTGGTGACGCTGCTGTCAGCGTTTGGAGTTTTGATGTCGATCCATACGCATCGCAAATGGATTGCGCAAGTTTGA
- a CDS encoding bifunctional DedA family/phosphatase PAP2 family protein, producing the protein MGQWLDSLTGWLGANPQWLGLAIFLVACVECLAIAGIIVPGTVLLFAVAVLAGSGALSLGETLLLGFFGGLLGDAISYTLGRKFHQNIRRLPLLRHHPEWIGGAETYFQRYGIASLLVGRFIGPLRPMLPMVAGMFDMPLPRFIAVSLLAGAGWSVAYLLPGWATGAAMRLPLPEGFWLDAGIIAAGLALLLGISINCSLRSMRGGTRVIAGLSLLTLAALFFGWPYLHEFDQGLMTLIQEHRSNVIDGSVVLITRMGDFRTQFFLGALLTGLLLLARQWRPAIFASATLIGTALANGSLKWLFARARPEVLTDPLTTYSMPSGHSSAAFAFFLTLAVLAGRGQPTRMRLTWILLGCLPALAIALSRVYLGAHWPTDILAGAMLACCICATSLTLIQHREPLTALPLKAWWLILPACVALLAFFSLHSLPHALLRYQY; encoded by the coding sequence ATGGGCCAATGGCTCGACAGCCTTACCGGTTGGCTAGGCGCCAACCCGCAATGGCTTGGCTTGGCGATTTTTCTGGTGGCCTGCGTGGAGTGCCTGGCAATTGCCGGGATCATTGTGCCGGGTACCGTATTGCTGTTCGCCGTCGCCGTTCTGGCAGGCAGCGGCGCGCTGTCGCTGGGCGAAACCTTGCTACTGGGTTTCTTTGGCGGCCTGCTGGGTGATGCTATCTCCTACACCCTGGGGCGCAAGTTTCACCAAAACATCCGACGCCTGCCCCTGTTGCGCCACCACCCAGAATGGATCGGCGGCGCCGAGACTTATTTCCAGCGCTATGGCATTGCCAGCCTGCTAGTGGGGCGTTTCATCGGCCCGCTACGGCCGATGCTGCCAATGGTCGCCGGCATGTTCGACATGCCTCTGCCGCGCTTTATCGCCGTCAGCCTGCTGGCTGGCGCCGGGTGGTCGGTCGCCTATCTGCTGCCAGGTTGGGCCACGGGCGCGGCGATGCGCTTGCCACTGCCCGAGGGTTTCTGGCTCGACGCCGGCATAATCGCCGCAGGCTTGGCGCTGCTGCTGGGCATCAGCATCAACTGCAGCTTACGCAGTATGCGTGGCGGCACCCGCGTGATTGCCGGCCTCAGCTTGCTCACCCTGGCCGCGCTGTTTTTTGGCTGGCCGTATTTGCATGAGTTCGATCAAGGCTTGATGACGCTGATCCAGGAGCATCGCAGCAACGTCATCGACGGCAGTGTGGTGCTAATTACGCGCATGGGCGATTTTCGCACGCAGTTTTTCCTCGGCGCCTTGCTGACCGGCCTGTTGCTGCTGGCGCGGCAATGGCGTCCGGCGATTTTTGCCAGCGCCACGCTGATCGGCACGGCACTGGCCAATGGCAGCCTGAAATGGCTGTTCGCCCGCGCCCGCCCAGAAGTACTGACAGACCCTTTGACCACCTACAGCATGCCCAGCGGTCACAGTTCGGCAGCCTTCGCGTTTTTTCTGACCCTGGCGGTACTGGCCGGACGCGGCCAACCGACACGCATGCGCCTGACCTGGATCTTGCTGGGCTGTTTGCCAGCGCTGGCGATTGCGCTTTCGAGGGTGTATCTGGGCGCTCACTGGCCAACCGATATTCTCGCTGGCGCCATGCTCGCCTGCTGTATCTGCGCCACCAGCCTGACCCTGATCCAGCACCGCGAGCCGCTCACCGCGCTGCCATTGAAAGCCTGGTGGCTGATTTTGCCGGCCTGTGTCGCCCTGCTGGCGTTTTTCAGCCTGCACTCGCTGCCACACGCCCTGCTGCGCTACCAATACTGA
- the mrdA gene encoding penicillin-binding protein 2, translating into MTQPIRLKDHEKDARMVRSRVVVGAVAIVLLICVLIARLYYLQVIQYDYHSTLSENNRVHVQPIPPTRGLIFDRNGVIIADNRPSFSLSMTRERSGDWQQVLDVIVEVLELTPDDRTLFEKRMRQGRRPFEPVPILFELTEEQIARIAVNQFRLPGVEVVAQLVRHYPQGAHFAHSVGYVGRINEKELKTLDPVNYSGTHHIGKTGVERFYEPELHGQVGYEEVETNARGRVLRVLKRTDPIPGKDIVLSLDIKLQEAAEAALAGRRGAIVALDPNTGEVLAMVSQPSFDPNLFVTGIGFKAYAELRDSIDRPLFNRVLRGLYPPGSTIKPAVAIAGLDSGVVTASSRVFDPGFYQLPNYDHKYRNWNRSGDGWVDLDTAIMRSNDTYFYDLAHKMGIDRLSTYMNRFGIGQKVSLDMFEESPGLMPSREWKRATRRQAWFPGETLILGIGQGYMQTTPLQLAQATALIASKGKWYRPHLAKTIEGQPPVDENPMEDIVLRDKSDWNKVTHGMEQVMHGARGTARKAAIGAQYRIAGKSGTAQVVAIKQGERYDRNKLQERHRDHALFVGFAPAENPKIVVSVMVENGESGSGVAAPVVRQVMDAWLLGPDGRLKPEFANPSIVQEPAP; encoded by the coding sequence ATGACGCAGCCGATTCGCCTCAAGGATCACGAGAAAGACGCCCGTATGGTGCGCAGTCGCGTCGTGGTCGGTGCCGTGGCGATCGTCTTGCTGATTTGCGTGCTGATTGCGCGCCTGTATTACCTGCAGGTGATCCAGTACGACTATCACTCGACCCTGTCGGAAAACAACCGGGTGCATGTGCAGCCGATCCCTCCGACCCGCGGGCTGATTTTCGACCGTAACGGGGTAATCATCGCCGACAACCGGCCAAGCTTCAGCCTGAGCATGACCCGCGAACGGTCTGGCGACTGGCAACAGGTGCTGGACGTGATCGTCGAAGTACTCGAGCTGACGCCAGATGACCGCACGCTCTTCGAAAAGCGTATGCGTCAGGGACGCCGGCCGTTTGAGCCGGTGCCGATCCTGTTCGAGCTGACTGAGGAGCAGATTGCCCGGATTGCCGTGAACCAGTTCCGTCTGCCTGGTGTTGAGGTGGTGGCCCAGTTGGTGCGGCACTACCCGCAGGGTGCGCATTTTGCCCACTCGGTCGGGTATGTCGGGCGGATCAACGAGAAAGAGCTGAAAACCCTCGACCCGGTTAACTACAGCGGCACGCACCATATCGGTAAAACTGGCGTCGAGCGCTTCTACGAGCCTGAACTGCATGGTCAGGTCGGTTACGAAGAAGTCGAGACCAACGCCCGAGGCCGAGTGTTGCGGGTGCTCAAACGCACTGACCCGATCCCTGGCAAGGACATTGTCCTGAGCCTGGACATCAAGTTGCAGGAAGCCGCCGAGGCTGCATTGGCTGGGCGTCGTGGTGCGATCGTTGCGCTTGATCCCAATACTGGCGAAGTGCTGGCGATGGTCAGTCAGCCGAGTTTTGACCCTAACCTGTTTGTCACCGGTATCGGCTTCAAGGCCTACGCTGAGCTGCGCGACTCGATCGACCGGCCGCTGTTCAACCGTGTGCTGCGTGGCTTGTACCCGCCAGGTTCGACGATCAAGCCAGCGGTGGCAATTGCCGGCCTGGACAGTGGTGTGGTGACCGCCTCGAGCCGGGTCTTCGATCCTGGCTTCTACCAACTGCCCAACTACGATCACAAGTACCGTAACTGGAACCGCAGCGGTGACGGCTGGGTCGACCTCGACACGGCGATCATGCGTTCCAACGACACCTACTTCTACGACCTGGCGCACAAGATGGGCATTGATCGCCTGTCTACCTACATGAACCGCTTCGGTATCGGCCAGAAGGTCTCGCTGGACATGTTCGAAGAGTCGCCGGGGCTGATGCCTTCACGTGAATGGAAGCGCGCCACTCGCCGTCAGGCCTGGTTCCCGGGCGAAACCCTGATCCTCGGTATCGGCCAGGGCTACATGCAGACCACGCCGTTGCAACTGGCCCAGGCCACCGCACTGATCGCCAGCAAGGGTAAGTGGTACCGCCCGCACCTGGCCAAGACCATCGAAGGTCAGCCACCGGTGGATGAAAACCCGATGGAAGACATCGTCCTGCGTGACAAGTCCGACTGGAACAAGGTCACTCACGGTATGGAGCAGGTGATGCACGGTGCCCGCGGTACTGCGCGCAAGGCGGCGATCGGTGCCCAGTACCGGATTGCCGGCAAGAGTGGTACCGCCCAGGTAGTGGCGATCAAGCAGGGTGAGCGCTACGACCGAAACAAACTGCAGGAACGTCACCGTGACCATGCACTGTTCGTCGGCTTCGCCCCGGCCGAAAACCCGAAAATCGTGGTGTCGGTGATGGTCGAGAACGGCGAGTCCGGTTCCGGGGTTGCCGCACCCGTGGTGCGTCAGGTCATGGATGCCTGGTTGCTCGGCCCCGACGGCCGTCTCAAGCCTGAATTCGCCAACCCGTCCATTGTCCAGGAACCGGCCCCGTGA
- a CDS encoding LON peptidase substrate-binding domain-containing protein, whose product MTLPLFPLNTVLFPGCYLDLQIFEARYLDMIGRCMKQGGGFGVVCILEGEQVGKAPEGYASIGCEALIRDFQQQDNGLLGIRVEGTRRFRVDQAQVQKDQLLLAEVQWLQEQPDRPLRDQDDDLLALLKALGEHPMVAALDMPGEVVGQQSLANQLAYLLPFVEEDKLDLLAIDSPQQRLDAIQALLDRLQGELFA is encoded by the coding sequence ATGACGTTACCCCTGTTTCCGCTGAATACCGTGTTGTTTCCAGGCTGCTACCTTGACTTGCAGATCTTTGAGGCACGCTACCTGGACATGATCGGCCGCTGCATGAAACAGGGGGGCGGGTTTGGCGTGGTCTGCATTCTGGAGGGCGAGCAAGTCGGCAAAGCGCCCGAGGGCTATGCCTCAATCGGCTGCGAGGCGCTGATTCGCGATTTCCAGCAGCAAGACAACGGCTTGTTGGGCATTCGTGTTGAGGGTACCCGACGGTTCCGCGTGGACCAGGCGCAGGTGCAGAAAGATCAGCTGCTGCTTGCCGAAGTGCAATGGTTGCAGGAGCAGCCCGATAGGCCATTGCGTGATCAGGACGACGACTTGCTGGCGCTACTCAAAGCATTGGGCGAGCACCCGATGGTGGCGGCGCTGGACATGCCTGGCGAAGTCGTTGGTCAGCAATCGCTGGCCAACCAACTGGCTTATTTGCTGCCCTTTGTCGAAGAAGACAAACTCGACCTGCTGGCCATCGATTCTCCACAGCAACGCCTGGATGCCATTCAGGCGTTGCTTGATCGACTGCAGGGCGAGCTGTTCGCCTGA
- the rlmH gene encoding 23S rRNA (pseudouridine(1915)-N(3))-methyltransferase RlmH yields MRLRLIAVGSRMPKWVEDGWHEYAKRLPSELSLELVEIPLNTRGKNADVARLIRQEGEAMLAKVQPGERIVTLEVHGKPWSTEQLAVELDRWRLDSRTVNFMVGGPEGLAPEVCARAEQRWSLSPLTLPHPLVRILIGEQLYRAWTVLSGHPYHK; encoded by the coding sequence GTGCGTCTGCGTCTGATCGCGGTCGGCTCGCGCATGCCCAAGTGGGTTGAGGACGGTTGGCATGAATATGCCAAGCGCCTGCCCTCGGAGCTGTCGCTGGAGCTGGTGGAAATTCCGCTCAACACCCGGGGCAAGAATGCCGATGTCGCCCGCCTGATTCGTCAGGAGGGTGAGGCCATGCTCGCCAAGGTGCAGCCAGGGGAACGGATTGTCACCCTGGAGGTCCATGGCAAGCCCTGGAGTACTGAGCAACTGGCGGTCGAGCTGGACCGCTGGCGGTTGGACTCGCGTACCGTGAACTTCATGGTCGGCGGCCCGGAAGGGCTGGCGCCGGAAGTCTGCGCGCGTGCTGAGCAGCGCTGGTCGCTGTCGCCGCTGACCCTGCCGCACCCGTTGGTAAGGATACTGATCGGCGAACAGCTGTACCGCGCCTGGACCGTGCTGTCCGGGCACCCTTACCACAAATGA
- a CDS encoding glutamate-5-semialdehyde dehydrogenase — protein sequence MTESVLDYMTRLGRAARQAARVIARASTAQKNRALQAAANALDAARAELSAANELDLAAGRANGLEPAMLERLALTPARIDGMIVGLRQVASLPDPVGAIRDMSYRPSGIQVGKMRVPLGVIGIIYESRPNVTIDAASLCLKSGNATILRGGSEAIHSNRAIAACIQRGLAEAGLPAAVVQVVETTDREAVGALISMPEYVDVIVPRGGKGLIERISRDARVPVIKHLDGICHVYVAEHAELDKARRIAFNAKTYRYGICGAMETLLVDQSVAAEFLPEMARQFRQKGVELRGCERTRHFIEAVPATEEDWNTEYLAAILSIRVVDGLDQAIEHINHYGSHHTDSIVTEHQGQARQFTAEVDSSSVMINTPTCFADGFEYGLGAEIGISTDKLHARGPVGLEGLTCEKYVVIGDGQLRGQESI from the coding sequence ATGACTGAGTCCGTTCTTGACTATATGACCCGCCTGGGTCGCGCTGCCCGTCAGGCTGCCCGCGTCATCGCCCGCGCCAGTACCGCACAGAAGAACCGTGCGCTGCAGGCCGCGGCCAATGCCCTGGACGCCGCCCGCGCCGAGCTGTCTGCCGCCAACGAGCTGGACCTGGCCGCTGGCCGCGCCAATGGCCTGGAACCGGCCATGCTCGAGCGCCTGGCGCTGACCCCTGCACGTATCGACGGTATGATCGTCGGCTTGCGTCAGGTGGCCAGCCTGCCAGACCCGGTCGGGGCGATCCGCGACATGAGCTACCGGCCTTCGGGCATTCAGGTCGGCAAGATGCGGGTGCCACTGGGTGTGATCGGGATCATCTACGAGTCGCGGCCGAATGTGACTATTGATGCGGCCAGTCTGTGCCTGAAGTCGGGCAACGCGACCATCCTGCGCGGTGGCTCCGAGGCCATTCACTCCAACCGCGCCATCGCCGCCTGCATTCAGCGCGGCCTGGCTGAGGCTGGTTTGCCAGCCGCGGTGGTGCAGGTGGTGGAAACCACCGATCGCGAGGCGGTAGGCGCGCTGATCAGCATGCCGGAGTATGTCGATGTCATCGTACCGCGCGGTGGCAAGGGCCTGATCGAGCGCATCAGCCGTGATGCGCGGGTGCCGGTCATCAAGCACCTGGACGGCATTTGCCATGTCTATGTCGCTGAACATGCCGAGCTGGACAAGGCCCGACGCATTGCGTTCAACGCCAAAACCTACCGGTATGGTATTTGCGGGGCGATGGAAACCCTGTTGGTGGATCAATCGGTCGCTGCGGAGTTTTTGCCAGAAATGGCCCGTCAATTTCGGCAAAAAGGCGTCGAACTGCGTGGTTGTGAGCGTACCCGGCATTTTATCGAGGCGGTACCCGCGACAGAAGAAGACTGGAACACCGAATACCTCGCAGCCATCCTGTCGATTCGTGTCGTCGACGGCCTGGACCAGGCCATCGAACACATCAATCACTATGGCTCGCACCACACCGATTCCATCGTTACCGAACACCAGGGCCAGGCCCGTCAGTTCACTGCTGAGGTCGATTCGTCCTCGGTGATGATCAACACCCCGACCTGCTTTGCCGATGGCTTCGAGTATGGTCTGGGCGCAGAAATCGGTATTTCCACCGACAAGCTGCATGCTCGCGGCCCGGTTGGTCTGGAAGGCCTGACCTGTGAAAAGTACGTGGTGATCGGCGACGGTCAACTGCGTGGGCAGGAGTCGATCTGA
- the nadD gene encoding nicotinate-nucleotide adenylyltransferase, which produces MTMSPARRVGVLGGTFDPIHIGHLRSALEVAEVLALDELRLMPNARPPHRDTPQVSAQDRLAMVRCAVEGVPTLSVDARELARETPSYTIETLELMRAEMAASEQLFLLLGWDAFCGLPSWHRWEELLQHCHILVLQRPDADVEPPDALRNLLAARSVSDPQALIGPAGHIAFVWQTPLAVSATQIRQLLASGKSVRFLVPDAVLAYIDAHNLYRAPN; this is translated from the coding sequence ATGACGATGTCGCCCGCCCGGCGCGTCGGCGTGCTCGGCGGGACATTCGACCCGATACACATCGGTCACCTGCGCAGTGCGCTTGAGGTGGCCGAGGTGCTGGCGCTGGACGAGCTGCGGCTGATGCCCAATGCCCGCCCGCCGCACCGCGACACGCCGCAGGTATCGGCGCAGGACCGGCTGGCAATGGTCCGCTGCGCGGTAGAGGGTGTGCCGACCTTGTCGGTGGATGCGCGAGAACTGGCGCGCGAAACACCGTCGTATACCATCGAAACGCTTGAGTTGATGCGTGCCGAAATGGCCGCTTCGGAGCAACTGTTTCTGCTGCTGGGCTGGGACGCATTTTGCGGCCTACCCAGTTGGCACCGTTGGGAAGAATTGCTGCAACACTGTCACATCCTGGTGCTGCAACGCCCGGATGCCGACGTCGAGCCACCGGATGCCCTGCGCAACCTGTTGGCCGCACGCTCAGTCAGTGATCCGCAGGCCCTGATTGGGCCGGCGGGACATATTGCATTCGTCTGGCAGACGCCGCTTGCGGTGTCAGCCACGCAGATCCGACAGCTGCTGGCCAGCGGCAAGTCGGTGCGGTTTCTGGTGCCGGACGCAGTACTGGCCTACATCGATGCGCACAACCTTTACCGTGCGCCGAACTGA